The genomic region AGGAAGGCCGGGTTGGGGCCGATCACCAGCACGCCGTGGCGTTCCATCCGCTCACGCTGGGTGTAGAGCAGGTAGGCGACCCGGTGCAGCGCCACCACGGTCTTGCCGGTGCCGGGCCCGCCCTCGATCACCACCACGCCGGGGTGGTCCAGCCGGATGATCTCGTCCTGCTCGGCCTGGATGGTGGCCACGATGTCGCGCATGCCCTCACCGCGCGGCGCGTTCACCGCGGCCAGCAGCGCCGCGTCCCCGCTCTGCGCGCCGTCGGGGCGGCCCAGCACCTCGTCGGTGAAGGAGAGCACCTCGCGGCCCCTGGTGTGGAACTGGCGGCGCCTGCGGATGTTCTCCGGGTTCGCGCCGGTGGCCGTGTAGAACGCGCGTGCCGCCGGGGCCCGCCAGTCCACCAGCACCGGGGTGTAGTCGTTGTCCTCGTCGAACAGCCCGATCCGGCCGATGTAGGCGTGCTCGCCGGAGAGGCTGTCCAACCGGCCGAAGCAGAGCCCGTTGTCGGCCACGGACAGCCGCTTGACCTCCCTGGCCTGCGCGCGCACCTCGACATCCCGCTCCATCGGGCTACCGCCGGTGCCGCCCAGCGCCGCGGTGTACCCCTCCTGCGCGCGCGTCCGCAGCTCGTCCAGCCGCTCGTAGAGACCGGCGACGTAGTCCCGCTCGGAGCGCAGTTCCTCGTCGTAACCCTGAATGGACAAATACCCCTCACAACTGCCGAACTGGACTTCGGTGGCACTTTTCACGCGTTGAGCAGCAGCGACGCGGCCACGGCTGCCCCGTCAGTGCGGATCTTGCCCGCCAGGGCGCGGGCCCTGGCGCTGGTCTCCTTCTCGAGGATCGAGCGCAGCGCGCCGGAGAGCGACTCGAAGGTCGGCACCGGACCGTCGTGCGCCGCGCCCACGCCCAGCTCGGCGACCCGGCGGGCCCAGTACGGCTGGTCCCCGCGCTGCGGCACCACCACCTGCGGCACCCCGCCGCAAGCGGCCGTGGTCGTGGTGCCCGCGCCGCCGTGGTGCACCACCGCGGCCACCCGCCCGAACAGCGCCTGCTGGTTGACCTCGCCGACCACGAAGCAGTCTGCCAGGTCTTCCACCAGGCCCAGATCGGCCCAGCCGCTGCCCAGGACCACCCGGCGGCCCTGCGCGCGCACCGCGTCCACCACGACCCCGGCCAGGTCGGGCGCGGCGAGCATGGGCATGCTGCCGAAGCCCACGTACACCGGCGGCTCACCCGCCTCCAGGAACGCCGTCAGCTCAGCCGACAGCGGCCGGTCGTCCGGCAGCAGCCACGCGCCGGTCTGCACCACGTCCAGGTCGCCGGGCTGCCACGGGTCCAGCACCGGGTCCGAGGCCAGCCAGGGCCGCTTGCCGAGCACGTAGTCCCGCACGCTGGGCACCGGCGGCAGGCCGTGGGCGGCCCGGTTGTCGTTGAGCGCCGCGCCGAAGAGCGCGTTGACGCTGCGGGCGTTGAACTCCCACAGCTCCCGGTTGTCCGTGACGCCCTCGGGCAGCGGCCAGCCCGGGTAGGCCATCGGCGGGTGGTGCGGCGAGGGCAGGTCGAGCTGCTGGAAGGTCACCGACACCGCGGGCACGCCCAGCTTCTCGGCCACCGACAGCGCACCGGCCGCGGCCGGCATCATCCCGGTGACCACCATCGTGTCGCAGCCCCGCGCCGCCTCGGTCAGCACCTCGAACTGGGTGGCGATCAGCTCGGCGGCGTAGCGGGGCAGCGAGGAGGGCGGCGGCGCGGCCTTGGTCAGCTCGCGCGCGGACGGGCCGACCGGCGTCAGCGCCACGCCGGCCCCGGCCAGCCGGTGCGCGAACGCCTCGTCCGGCGGCGCGCACACCCGCACCTCCGCGCCGAGTCCGCGCAACCGCGCCGCGAGCCCCACGAGCGGCTCCACGTCCCCGCGTGACCCGTACGTCGACACCAACACTCGCACAGAGCGACTCCATTTCCGCAGGTAACCGGCTTGAGGCGGTGATTGTGCGGCATGAGTGGGGCCTTGCCGCAAGACCCCCGGTGCGCTATAAGTTGAAGGTGGAAAGGAGCGGGCACGCTCCTTTTGTGCGTTGAGGGGGACCAT from Crossiella sp. CA-258035 harbors:
- a CDS encoding glycosyltransferase, whose translation is MRVLVSTYGSRGDVEPLVGLAARLRGLGAEVRVCAPPDEAFAHRLAGAGVALTPVGPSARELTKAAPPPSSLPRYAAELIATQFEVLTEAARGCDTMVVTGMMPAAAGALSVAEKLGVPAVSVTFQQLDLPSPHHPPMAYPGWPLPEGVTDNRELWEFNARSVNALFGAALNDNRAAHGLPPVPSVRDYVLGKRPWLASDPVLDPWQPGDLDVVQTGAWLLPDDRPLSAELTAFLEAGEPPVYVGFGSMPMLAAPDLAGVVVDAVRAQGRRVVLGSGWADLGLVEDLADCFVVGEVNQQALFGRVAAVVHHGGAGTTTTAACGGVPQVVVPQRGDQPYWARRVAELGVGAAHDGPVPTFESLSGALRSILEKETSARARALAGKIRTDGAAVAASLLLNA